The following proteins are co-located in the Xyrauchen texanus isolate HMW12.3.18 chromosome 41, RBS_HiC_50CHRs, whole genome shotgun sequence genome:
- the plcxd2 gene encoding PI-PLC X domain-containing protein 2: protein MRTRPTGNKSNADWMGSLCPALTSMPLKHLAVPGSHDSFSFWVDEQAPVGPDQKAYVKHLAAVFRFLAKKVMKKWSMTQNLTFREQLEGGIRYFDLRVSSKPGEPGHEVYFIHGLFGHKVRDGLNDINHFLNAHKKEVVFLDFNHHYAMSEEHHHYLIKMLKEVFRHKLCKIDEVEEITLNYLWENRYQVLVFYHHPSAEGCHLMWPGSKIPAPWANTTDTTKLIQFLETTLGERAKYGSFHVSQAILTPRVKTIASGLVRGLRNYLVEKNLPTIMSWVEVQKPGVNGVNIITSDFVELVDFANTVIRLNNLLLKDRSGT from the exons ATGAGGACGCGTCCTACCGGTAACAAATCCAACGCCGACTGGATGGGCTCCCTGTGCCCTGCGCTAACATCAATGCCCCTGAAACACCTGGCGGTGCCCG GGTCTCATGATTCCTTCAGCTTCTGGGTGGATGAGCAAGCTCCAGTCGGTCCAGACCAGAAAGCATATGTCAAGCATCTGGCTGCAGTGTTTCGCTTCCTGGCCAAGAAGGTGATGAAGAAATGGTCCATGACCCAGAATCTCACCTTCAGGGAACAGCTTGAGGGCGGGATTCGCTATTTTGACCTGCGTGTATCCTCCAAACCAGGCGAACCGGGGCATGAGGTATACTTTATCCATGGGCTGTTTGGGCACAAAGTACGTGATGGCCTTAATGACATTAACCATTTTctaaatgcacacaaaaaagagGTTGTCTTTCTTGACTTTAATCACCACTATGCAATGAGTGAGGAACATCATCACTACCTTATCAAAATGCTAAAGGAAGTGTTCCGCCACAAGCTCTGTAAGATCGACGAGGTGGAGGAAATCACTCTCAACTACCTGTGGGAGAACAGATACCAG gTCCTAGTGTTTTACCATCATCCATCTGCTGAGGGCTGCCATCTGATGTGGCCTGGTAGTAAAATTCCTGCCCCCTGGGCCAATACCACAGACACCACCAAGCTTATCCAGTTTCTGGAAACCACTCTGGGTGAACGAGCCAAATATGGGAGCTTTCATGTATCTCAGGCCATTCTCACCCCACGTGTCAAGACCATCGCCAGTGGATTGGTTCGTGGGCTGCGGAACTACCTGGTGGAGAA GAACCTTCCAACTATAATGTCTTGGGTGGAGGTGCAAAAGCCAGGTGTGAATGGTGTCAATATTATCACTTCAGATTTCGTAGAGCTTGTGGACTTTGCAAACACTGTCATTAGACTAAATAACCTCCTCCTCAAAGATCGGTCAGGTACATGA